Within the Beduinella massiliensis genome, the region CTCTGTTACCTTTCGTCCGGCACGATGCGGTCCGAACGGCCGATTCCCATGATTTCCGTCGTCGTCCGCGCGTTCGTCTTTCCCCCGTCGTACTTGCCGATGCGCGTGATTTGCCTGCCCATGAAGACCATGACCGCGGTCTGTCCGCCGTCCAGGTTGAGCGCCTGCTTGCAGCCCGCCGCCTTCATGTGCTCTGCCAGGAACATGACGGTGACGCCGACGCTGACGTTACGAATACGCCCCTCGCCCAGAATTGCAAAATAGTGTCCCGGCTCCACCATGCCGACCGCGCAGCGCGGCTGCTGGCTCGTGAGGTTGGCCTCCCTCTCCGCGAGCGCCGGATTGATCTCCCCATCCCGAACGAGGTAGGGGCCGAAGGAAAACACGTCCACCGCGCCGCGCGCGAGGTATTCCGCAGCCGTGAGTTCGTCCGAATGGTAAACGCCCCAGCTGCCGTCCTCGTACATCGCCAGGGTATCCAGATTGGGAAACTTGCTGCGGTTAGCGGGCGGCACGCGGTCAAAAAACACGCTGCCTCCGCGAATCACCATGCCGACGATCGCCTTGCGGCCCATCCGATAGGTGTAGTAGTCCGTATTCATGGCGAAGACGACCTGATTCTCCCGGGCGATCAGCGCCGCCTGCACGTGCTTTTTCTGCGGCTTTTCCGGATCGTAGAGCACGGAGCCGAAACGCTCCTGCCGCGTGTCGCAGAAGACCTGCGCCTCGTACCAGGTAATCACCGCCTCCGGATCAAAAATGCGGTCGATGCGCACGACGAGCGAAGGAGAAGCGTAGAACCAGACGCCCGCCTCGTCGTCCTCAAACACAGTTTCACCCCGGAGTGGATGCCCCTGTGCATCCAGCTCCGGCGCGAAAACGGGCCATTCCACCTTTGCCGCGGGCTTTGCATAAAGCGAAGACGCCTCCGCCGGCGTCGCCTCCATGGCGCTTGACGCGGGAACCGCCCGCTCGCAAAGCGCCGCGCACGGCGCGATCAACGAAAACGCGAGCGCCAGCGCGGCAATGCGCCGCCTGCATTCCGTCTGTTTCACCCTGCCTCGCCTCCTATGCCGCTTTCGCAATCCTCGATATGCTCGAAGAAATCGTCCTTCTCCTCGTCCGGCCCTACGCGCGAATACGCAAGCCCGAAGCGCGCGCAGCTCGTCCTTCCCTCGTCCGTCACCTCGAACTCCGTCCGCTGCTGGGTGACGTGCATCCGGTATGCCTCCTGGGCGACCTCCAGCCCCGTCCTGCCGCCAAACGCCGCCAACGGCTTTCGCCAGTCCATCTCGACGGTGTTTTCCCCATAGAGGTGCAGGTAAAGCTTCTTGACCTCCCATACGCCGAAGCGCTCCGCCAGTTCGGGCAAGACCGCAGCGTCGCCCGCCCGCTCTACACAGTAGCGCGCCGCGTCCGCGCAGAGTTTGTGCGCGCCGTGCCCGTATTCGCCGTTCACGTCGTGGGTGAGCACGACGTCGGGTTTATAGCGCCTGATGAGCTCCATCACGAAAGCGCGCGTATCCGTCTTGCGCCAGCGCGCGTAAGCGTCCTCCAGCTCGCGCGTATACGTATCGTAAAACGTCCCGATGACCGGGTACTGCCGAACGCCCATCTGCCACAGCGCGTTGAGCAATTCGCTCCGGCGCGTGGTGTTGGAGTACGTCATGTACGCGACCACCACGTCTTTCCCCCGCTCGGCCGCATAGGTCGGAATCGCGCCGCCGAAGAAGAGGATTTCGTCGTCGGGATGCGCGGCAAGCACCAGCAGGTCGGCCTTCTCCGGTGCCGGCTGCCACCGCTGCACCCAGTCCGGGAGCCGGCCCGCCGTAAAGACGAAAATCTCGTTAAGCTTCAGGGCGGCCTTCTTGCCGCTCGTGTCGATCAGGCGAAGGCGTCCTTTCCCGTCGAGCTCGACGACGACGTGGTGGTACGCCTGCCCGCCTTCGTACAGCGTGCGCCAGGCGCCGTCCGCGCCTTCTGCCTGCGCCTCTACCGCCCAGGATTTCGGTAGGTCGGCAAAACAGATGTACAGGTACGCTGCCTCCCGCCCTTCGGGCAAGGTGATCTCAAGGGAAGCGCCCCGTTCCTCACCGCTCTTCCAGAATGTCGTATAATCGCGGTCATACAGGCGCCCCGCGCCGTTTTTGCTGCTTCCCGCGAATTCACATTGCGCCGTGATGTCCTCCGCGGGCGTCTCGGCCAGCGCCCCCTCCGCCAGAGCCACGCCCAGCAGGAGGAAGAGGTACAGGAAAGAGGCGCGTATTCTCTTCGTCATTCCCATCACCTGTCAAATGCGTAGGGAAACTCATAGCTTCCATCCCCGCTGATGGGTTCAAGGCCCGAAAGCTTCAGGCGCACTGCCGGGCGGCAGCCTTCGTTCATGACCACGCAGCGGATGTAGCCGATCTTGCCGCCCACCTTCGTGCAGCGTGTGCCGTACCGAAAGGACGTAGACTGCGTGCGCGTCCAGTAAGGGCTGGAGCCGTTGCCGTAAAGAAAGAGCCCGTTCGCCAGCGCATAAGGCGTTCCGCAGGCCCGGCGCGCCCTCTCCGTCCCGAAGCCGTATGCCGGGTTGTTCAAATCGTCCGACGCGGGCAGGAAGATCATGCCGAGAGCCTCGTCTTCCTCCAGCATCGACCGCTCCAGCGGCGTGAAGGCCTCGTCCTTAAAGCACGTTTCCGCGATGTGCACACGCCCCAGACGCTGTTTTTGCAGCAGCGCCTCCCGCTCCGCATCAGGCAGCGGGTCCCCCACAAAAGGGCCGTTGAGCAGCCCGAACAGCTCCGTCTGATTCCACGCGCCGCCCGAGGCAGCGTAGGCGTCGTCATCCGGGTGCACCCGGTTGTTGAACAGAATGTACTCGCTCAGAA harbors:
- a CDS encoding phosphodiester glycosidase family protein: MKQTECRRRIAALALAFSLIAPCAALCERAVPASSAMEATPAEASSLYAKPAAKVEWPVFAPELDAQGHPLRGETVFEDDEAGVWFYASPSLVVRIDRIFDPEAVITWYEAQVFCDTRQERFGSVLYDPEKPQKKHVQAALIARENQVVFAMNTDYYTYRMGRKAIVGMVIRGGSVFFDRVPPANRSKFPNLDTLAMYEDGSWGVYHSDELTAAEYLARGAVDVFSFGPYLVRDGEINPALAEREANLTSQQPRCAVGMVEPGHYFAILGEGRIRNVSVGVTVMFLAEHMKAAGCKQALNLDGGQTAVMVFMGRQITRIGKYDGGKTNARTTTEIMGIGRSDRIVPDER
- a CDS encoding PIG-L deacetylase family protein, whose protein sequence is MTKRIRASFLYLFLLLGVALAEGALAETPAEDITAQCEFAGSSKNGAGRLYDRDYTTFWKSGEERGASLEITLPEGREAAYLYICFADLPKSWAVEAQAEGADGAWRTLYEGGQAYHHVVVELDGKGRLRLIDTSGKKAALKLNEIFVFTAGRLPDWVQRWQPAPEKADLLVLAAHPDDEILFFGGAIPTYAAERGKDVVVAYMTYSNTTRRSELLNALWQMGVRQYPVIGTFYDTYTRELEDAYARWRKTDTRAFVMELIRRYKPDVVLTHDVNGEYGHGAHKLCADAARYCVERAGDAAVLPELAERFGVWEVKKLYLHLYGENTVEMDWRKPLAAFGGRTGLEVAQEAYRMHVTQQRTEFEVTDEGRTSCARFGLAYSRVGPDEEKDDFFEHIEDCESGIGGEAG